A genomic segment from Nitrospira sp. encodes:
- a CDS encoding Gluconolactonase encodes MVPPSVLTVTVLCAAFGVQFFHTTAFAETVAATITSFDSRFERLVPKDATFEKIADGFTWVEGPVWHKQGKYLLFSDIPANAVYKWTAGEGARLYLKNSGYSGAALFTGKEPGSNGLTFDPQGRLVLCRHGDRQIGRLEENGHITVLADRYDGYKLNSPNDLVFTSNGDLYFTDPPFGLPGAFDDLQKAPVQGVYRVGKDGTVTRLILDIYAPNGIAFSPDEKTLYVSDVDPKRAAWLAYDVKPDGTVTNGRTFFDATRWRQDPFFGPDGFKLDKHGNLFGTRPGGLSVIASDGTLLGTIETGLPTSNVAWGEDGRTLFITGGTSVYRIRLTTEGARY; translated from the coding sequence ATGGTTCCTCCATCTGTGCTCACCGTCACTGTCTTGTGCGCGGCCTTCGGGGTTCAGTTTTTCCATACGACCGCGTTCGCAGAAACCGTCGCAGCGACCATCACCAGTTTCGATTCTCGATTCGAGCGCCTGGTGCCGAAGGATGCCACGTTCGAAAAGATCGCCGATGGGTTCACGTGGGTGGAAGGACCGGTGTGGCATAAACAGGGCAAGTATCTCCTCTTTTCAGATATTCCGGCGAACGCCGTTTATAAGTGGACCGCGGGTGAAGGGGCGAGGCTCTATCTTAAGAACAGTGGCTATAGCGGCGCAGCATTATTCACGGGCAAGGAACCCGGCTCGAACGGACTCACATTTGATCCGCAGGGGCGACTCGTCCTCTGCCGCCATGGAGACCGGCAGATCGGCCGATTGGAAGAGAATGGTCACATCACGGTGCTGGCCGACCGCTATGATGGATACAAACTCAACAGCCCGAACGATCTCGTGTTCACATCCAACGGCGACTTGTATTTCACCGATCCGCCGTTTGGATTACCAGGCGCCTTCGATGATCTGCAAAAGGCGCCGGTTCAGGGCGTCTATCGCGTTGGGAAAGACGGCACCGTCACGAGGCTGATCCTCGATATCTATGCACCGAACGGTATCGCGTTCTCACCGGATGAGAAGACGCTCTATGTCTCCGACGTCGATCCAAAACGAGCCGCGTGGTTGGCCTACGACGTGAAACCGGACGGCACCGTGACCAACGGCCGCACCTTCTTTGATGCCACCCGCTGGAGGCAGGATCCGTTCTTCGGCCCGGACGGATTCAAGCTGGACAAGCACGGCAATCTCTTCGGCACGAGACCGGGAGGACTGAGCGTCATCGCCTCCGACGGCACGTTGCTCGGTACGATTGAAACGGGCCTACCCACGTCCAACGTGGCCTGGGGTGAAGACGGCCGTACGTTGTTCATCACCGGCGGGACGTCGGTCTATCGGATCAGACTCACGACGGAAGGTGCTAGGTACTAA
- a CDS encoding Putative dioxygenase, whose translation MVLLGSGAAGLMASHLIPRRAFADTSRPSCVVRPEQTEGPYFVDERLNRSDIRSDPSGGHITPGTMLTLTVLASRLGAGDCRPLEGAQVDIWHCNALGIYSDVNDPSFKTLGQKFLRGYQITDAKGEARFVTIYPGWYEGRTVHIHVKIRTEPQAKRSHEFTSQMYFDDGLTDRVHADALYAERGPRDARNQDDRIFRRGGDRLMLAPTATADGYAATFAIGLHLP comes from the coding sequence ATGGTCCTGCTCGGCTCTGGTGCTGCCGGTTTGATGGCGAGCCACCTGATTCCTCGGCGCGCGTTTGCGGATACGTCGAGACCATCCTGTGTAGTCCGACCAGAACAGACCGAAGGACCCTATTTTGTCGACGAGCGCCTGAACCGGTCCGACATTCGCTCGGATCCGAGCGGCGGACACATCACACCCGGCACGATGCTCACCTTGACGGTGCTGGCCTCGCGTCTCGGCGCAGGAGATTGTCGGCCGTTGGAGGGTGCCCAGGTGGACATCTGGCACTGTAATGCACTAGGCATCTACTCGGACGTGAACGACCCGTCCTTCAAGACACTCGGCCAGAAGTTTTTGCGCGGGTATCAGATCACCGATGCGAAGGGGGAAGCCCGATTCGTCACCATCTACCCAGGCTGGTATGAGGGCCGGACGGTGCACATTCACGTCAAGATTCGCACCGAACCCCAGGCGAAGCGCAGCCATGAGTTCACGTCGCAAATGTACTTCGACGACGGACTCACGGATCGCGTCCATGCCGACGCACTCTATGCGGAAAGAGGACCGCGCGATGCACGCAACCAGGATGATCGCATCTTCCGTCGCGGCGGCGATCGACTCATGCTGGCGCCGACGGCCACGGCCGACGGGTATGCAGCCACGTTTGCGATCGGCCTGCACCTTCCCTGA
- a CDS encoding Flavodoxin reductases (ferredoxin-NADPH reductases) family 1, translated as MNSPVSDIAFTASVKDVQRHMGSRKQYERMEKSGGWENTITRDLSDFIGERDSLYLATASATGRPYIQHRGGPKGFLKVLDDRTLAFADFAGNRQYISVGNLAENNQACLFLMDYASQTRIKIWGTAEAVDNDPRLMKHLTDPGYKGKPERAIRFHVEAWDGNCRQHIRPRFTKEEADALVQPLRDRLAELEAENNALKRQAAARAR; from the coding sequence ATGAACTCACCCGTCAGCGACATTGCGTTTACCGCGTCTGTGAAGGACGTTCAACGACACATGGGGTCACGCAAACAGTATGAACGGATGGAGAAGAGTGGTGGCTGGGAGAATACGATCACCAGGGATCTATCCGACTTCATCGGCGAGCGCGATTCGTTGTATTTGGCAACCGCCAGCGCGACAGGTCGGCCTTATATCCAGCACCGTGGGGGGCCAAAAGGGTTTCTCAAGGTGCTGGATGATCGCACTTTGGCCTTTGCCGATTTCGCGGGGAACCGTCAGTATATCTCAGTCGGGAACCTGGCCGAAAACAATCAAGCCTGTTTGTTTCTCATGGACTACGCCAGTCAAACACGGATCAAAATCTGGGGAACGGCTGAGGCTGTCGATAATGATCCGCGCCTCATGAAGCACCTCACGGATCCGGGCTACAAGGGAAAACCGGAACGGGCCATTCGTTTTCATGTTGAAGCCTGGGACGGCAATTGCAGACAGCACATTCGACCGAGGTTTACGAAAGAGGAAGCCGATGCGCTTGTGCAGCCGCTACGTGATCGCCTCGCCGAATTGGAAGCCGAGAACAACGCGTTGAAGCGTCAAGCCGCAGCGCGTGCCAGGTAG
- a CDS encoding Transcriptional regulator, HxlR family: protein MCLLSTKVKHRLAYGNMLSFGKYRFELSVWKAVWSRQVAVKRRKSKVAPPPAGCPLTACMQFLKGAWTPNVIWYLRSGPRRFSELMADIPGVSPKVFSSRLKRLVQDGILTREVVPTSPPTVEYSLTDLGHELTPAIEAIVQVGHRLKRRRMP from the coding sequence GTGTGTCTCCTGTCAACCAAGGTAAAGCATAGACTGGCATATGGCAATATGCTATCGTTTGGTAAGTATCGTTTTGAACTTTCCGTTTGGAAAGCAGTGTGGAGCCGTCAGGTGGCCGTGAAACGTCGGAAATCCAAGGTGGCCCCGCCGCCGGCAGGCTGTCCGCTGACTGCCTGCATGCAGTTTCTCAAAGGCGCCTGGACGCCGAACGTGATTTGGTACCTGCGGTCTGGACCAAGGCGATTCAGCGAACTGATGGCCGACATCCCGGGCGTCTCGCCGAAAGTGTTTTCGTCTCGGCTCAAGCGATTGGTCCAAGACGGTATCTTGACCAGAGAAGTGGTTCCGACGTCGCCGCCCACGGTCGAGTATTCATTGACGGATCTCGGTCATGAACTGACGCCGGCCATCGAAGCCATTGTGCAAGTCGGCCATAGGCTGAAACGGCGACGGATGCCGTGA
- a CDS encoding 3-oxoacyl-[acyl-carrier protein] reductase, with protein MATKKTAIVTGASSGIGLGLTTALLEHGYRVVANSRHVTEAGTLVPSDDLALVDGDIAGPETARHIVETAIQRFGSVDVLVNNAGIFIPKPFTDYTTEDFERLVSTNLAGFLYVTQQAVRQMKLQGAGHVVNITTTLADQPVAGVPASIPVLTKGGLNAVTAALAIEFAGDGIRFNAIGAGIIDTPMHKREAHEFLKTLHPIQRIGKVSEIVDAVLYLSEATFVTGEVLHVDGGAHAGKW; from the coding sequence ATGGCAACGAAGAAGACAGCGATCGTGACGGGCGCATCCAGTGGAATCGGACTCGGCCTGACGACCGCGTTGCTCGAACATGGGTATCGCGTCGTCGCCAACTCGAGACACGTCACGGAAGCCGGCACGCTGGTACCGTCGGATGACTTGGCTCTCGTGGACGGTGATATCGCCGGCCCCGAGACCGCACGTCACATCGTCGAGACCGCCATCCAGCGGTTTGGCTCGGTGGACGTGCTCGTCAACAACGCCGGCATCTTCATCCCGAAGCCGTTCACGGACTATACGACGGAGGACTTCGAGCGGCTGGTCTCGACCAATCTGGCCGGATTTCTCTATGTGACGCAGCAGGCCGTCCGGCAGATGAAACTTCAGGGTGCCGGCCATGTCGTCAATATCACGACGACGCTGGCTGACCAACCGGTTGCCGGTGTGCCGGCCTCCATCCCCGTCCTGACGAAGGGCGGACTCAATGCTGTCACCGCTGCACTTGCGATTGAGTTTGCGGGCGACGGCATCCGATTCAACGCCATCGGCGCAGGCATCATCGATACGCCGATGCATAAACGTGAGGCACATGAGTTTCTGAAAACGCTGCACCCGATCCAGCGGATCGGCAAGGTATCGGAGATCGTCGATGCCGTCCTCTACCTCAGCGAGGCCACATTCGTGACCGGTGAAGTGCTGCACGTTGACGGCGGAGCCCATGCGGGGAAATGGTGA
- a CDS encoding 2-hydroxymuconate tautomerase-like protein, with protein sequence MPYVLMQVTREGVTLEQKEALIKGVTDLLVSVLNKKPAQTFVVIEEVETDNWGVAGMTVTKYRRHEHTADGRSQPLPQSSRDQLGDIPCSGET encoded by the coding sequence ATGCCGTATGTCCTGATGCAGGTGACGCGCGAAGGCGTCACCCTCGAACAGAAAGAAGCCCTCATCAAGGGAGTCACAGACTTGCTGGTTTCGGTGCTGAATAAGAAGCCAGCCCAGACCTTTGTCGTGATCGAAGAAGTCGAGACCGACAATTGGGGCGTAGCCGGGATGACGGTCACCAAATACCGGCGTCACGAGCACACGGCCGACGGAAGAAGTCAGCCTTTGCCACAATCTTCTCGCGATCAACTTGGTGATATTCCATGTTCGGGAGAAACATGA
- a CDS encoding Prevent-host-death protein — MAKTLPLSEVKTRLPELVTGVQEREEEVVVTKNGRPAAILINVDEYARLKETLDVLSDPDLMKQLGRSKVFYQAGKKGFTFEDVFGEPLTPAKKRRRA, encoded by the coding sequence GTGGCTAAAACCTTGCCGTTGTCGGAGGTAAAAACGCGGTTGCCGGAGTTGGTGACCGGCGTGCAGGAGCGCGAGGAGGAGGTCGTCGTTACCAAGAATGGACGGCCCGCCGCGATCTTGATCAATGTCGATGAGTATGCGCGGCTGAAGGAGACGCTCGACGTGTTGAGCGATCCGGACCTGATGAAGCAGCTTGGCCGAAGTAAGGTGTTCTATCAGGCAGGCAAGAAAGGATTCACCTTCGAGGACGTGTTCGGCGAGCCGCTGACTCCTGCGAAAAAGCGGCGCCGTGCGTGA